One Nocardioidaceae bacterium SCSIO 66511 genomic window carries:
- a CDS encoding MmcQ/YjbR family DNA-binding protein, with amino-acid sequence MSRPARVDDIETIALALPRTAKVSGWGGRPAYQVSRKWFVGFRSPRPDALDEDGERLTDVILIRVPDESEKLALVQDDGPFFTTSHFDGYNAVLVRESQLDEISRVELAEILTDAWRTCAPKTVVRAYDEARSADE; translated from the coding sequence ATGTCACGTCCGGCTCGCGTAGACGACATCGAGACCATCGCGCTCGCACTGCCGCGAACTGCGAAGGTCTCGGGTTGGGGCGGTCGACCCGCGTACCAGGTGAGCCGGAAGTGGTTTGTCGGGTTCCGCTCGCCACGCCCGGACGCGCTCGACGAGGACGGCGAACGACTGACCGATGTCATCCTGATCCGGGTTCCGGACGAGTCGGAGAAACTCGCTCTTGTGCAGGACGACGGGCCGTTCTTCACCACCTCGCACTTCGACGGCTACAACGCCGTTCTCGTACGTGAATCGCAGCTGGACGAGATCTCACGCGTCGAACTGGCTGAGATTCTCACCGACGCCTGGCGCACCTGTGCACCGAAGACAGTCGTACGCGCGTACGACGAAGCGCGATCGGCGGACGAGTGA
- a CDS encoding MFS transporter: protein MRPDAIIKTSLSPTDDTFVSVDTNVSRRGMSSTLQRLGLWTSCLAQLIVVLDVSVVNVALPSIQADLGLGRVTASWVAMAYSLGFAGLLLVGARLADVVGTARLLVWSVAAFTVASVIGGLATEGWVLIAARAAQGISAAAASPATFTLLTTTHAEGPDRTRAIAVWTAVSLAGGGLGNIASGVLTDLISWRATLLINLPIGVGVAIAALVLYRRTTDQRDSGRIDTIGAVLATAAFTCAAYGLSAAGERAAGDLPLVAGSAAATLLVLLILQQRRAPHKLVPGDLTRDRLIVLGNIATALTGACFQVGLWYFLTFRMQTGFGYSPIQAGLAFLPLTASMLVVNLWFTPRLMKRCAPRLLIVAGAVIAVSGLIWLASVDRAPFAVAVLVPTVGIGIGGGLMNTPLATLVTTGVRPKHAGAASGLMNTAKQFGGAVGLAGATTAASSVGSDRAAFVLMAVALLAVIATTAAIPAHRSGSQRAVTTGRAS from the coding sequence TTGCGCCCCGACGCCATCATCAAGACCTCCCTCAGCCCCACCGATGATACATTCGTATCAGTTGATACGAATGTATCAAGGAGGGGTATGTCATCGACACTGCAACGGCTCGGGCTGTGGACGTCGTGTCTCGCTCAACTGATCGTGGTGTTGGACGTCTCGGTGGTCAACGTCGCTCTGCCTTCTATCCAGGCCGACCTCGGGCTCGGAAGGGTTACGGCGTCGTGGGTGGCGATGGCCTACAGCCTCGGCTTCGCCGGATTACTCCTGGTCGGCGCAAGGCTGGCCGACGTCGTGGGCACTGCGAGACTGCTCGTCTGGAGCGTGGCGGCATTCACTGTGGCGAGCGTCATCGGGGGTCTCGCCACGGAAGGTTGGGTGCTGATCGCCGCTCGCGCCGCGCAGGGCATCTCTGCTGCTGCGGCGTCTCCGGCGACGTTCACATTGCTGACGACCACCCATGCTGAAGGTCCGGATCGAACCAGAGCCATCGCCGTCTGGACCGCGGTGAGCCTGGCCGGGGGTGGGCTGGGCAACATCGCCAGCGGGGTACTCACCGACTTGATCTCGTGGCGAGCCACCTTGTTGATCAATCTGCCCATCGGAGTCGGCGTCGCCATCGCAGCACTCGTTCTCTACCGACGGACCACCGATCAGCGTGACTCCGGACGCATCGACACCATCGGGGCGGTGCTGGCCACCGCCGCATTCACGTGCGCCGCCTACGGACTGTCTGCCGCAGGCGAACGAGCCGCGGGTGACCTGCCACTCGTGGCGGGTTCGGCGGCGGCCACGCTGTTGGTCCTGTTGATCCTGCAGCAGCGCCGCGCGCCCCACAAGCTCGTTCCCGGCGACCTCACACGAGATCGGCTGATCGTCCTCGGCAACATTGCGACGGCTTTGACAGGCGCATGTTTCCAAGTCGGCCTGTGGTACTTCCTGACCTTCCGGATGCAGACTGGGTTTGGATATTCGCCGATCCAGGCCGGGTTGGCCTTCCTCCCACTCACCGCCAGCATGTTGGTCGTGAACCTCTGGTTCACGCCGCGCCTCATGAAGAGATGCGCACCCCGTTTGCTCATCGTGGCGGGCGCGGTGATCGCCGTTTCTGGACTGATCTGGCTCGCCTCGGTCGACCGCGCCCCCTTCGCCGTCGCCGTCCTGGTGCCCACCGTCGGGATCGGAATTGGCGGTGGACTGATGAACACGCCGCTGGCCACGCTCGTCACCACAGGTGTCCGCCCCAAGCATGCCGGTGCAGCCTCTGGCCTGATGAACACCGCGAAGCAGTTCGGCGGTGCGGTCGGCCTGGCAGGCGCGACGACCGCCGCTTCCAGCGTCGGCAGCGACCGAGCAGCCTTCGTGCTCATGGCTGTTGCGCTTCTCGCTGTCATCGCCACAACGGCCGCGATCCCGGCCCACCGCAGTGGGTCACAGCGCGCCGTGACAACAGGGAGAGCCTCATGA
- a CDS encoding TetR family transcriptional regulator: protein MMASGRKAEIMEAVERLLTRGGINAVTMRAVAAEAGVSLRLVQYYGSTKDELLGATLDRLAAKSVERWQARIGHPERESPVEVIRAFFDEALPTDQASRGFHRVGVSLEALAITHSDTAGNAYQKHLSGLADHLAGVLQSDNLSATAARNLGLEVIGLAHGVGTLLMAGQLSAHDAKTLIKNYLERLEPQLTR, encoded by the coding sequence ATGATGGCGTCGGGGCGCAAGGCCGAGATCATGGAAGCGGTCGAACGCCTCCTCACGCGCGGCGGGATCAACGCCGTCACCATGAGAGCCGTGGCCGCCGAAGCCGGCGTGTCCCTCCGGCTCGTTCAGTACTACGGCAGCACCAAGGACGAGCTGCTCGGCGCCACACTCGATCGTCTCGCCGCCAAGAGCGTCGAAAGATGGCAGGCCCGCATCGGGCACCCGGAACGCGAATCACCGGTCGAGGTCATCAGGGCGTTCTTCGACGAGGCACTACCAACCGATCAGGCGAGCCGAGGTTTCCACCGCGTTGGGGTCTCCCTGGAAGCGCTGGCGATCACCCACTCCGACACGGCAGGAAATGCCTACCAAAAGCACCTGAGCGGCCTCGCTGACCATCTCGCCGGCGTCCTGCAGTCCGACAACCTCAGCGCAACAGCCGCACGCAACCTGGGACTGGAAGTGATCGGACTGGCGCACGGAGTTGGGACGCTGCTGATGGCAGGACAGCTCTCTGCGCACGATGCGAAGACACTGATCAAGAACTACCTCGAACGACTCGAACCACAACTAACCCGATGA